Sequence from the bacterium genome:
TACTGCTCCATATCCTTCTTGGAGACGCGACCTTCAAGGCCCGTTCCGGGAATGCGGGATAACTCATCCATCGATACGTTGTGTTCGCTCGCCATCTTCATCACAACCGGTGAATAGAATCGCTTCCCTTCGATGACGGGTGGCAACGATGCCACTGGCGCTGGTGCGACAGGTGCTGGTGCAGGGGTGGCTGGTTTGCCACCGCGGGAAAACTCTTTCGGCTGCAACCCGCCGCGGTCGGAACCGTCGTGGGGTGACGAACTGCGCGCATCGACTTGCTCCGTCATAACCGGTTCGGGGAAATCCTTCGGTCGTTCGACCTTCTCTTCCTTCGCTGCCGACGCTGGAGCAACTGCTCCCGCTTCGGTCTCGATCCGGGCAATCACGGTTTTAATCGGAACAGTGATATCCTTTTCGACGAGAATCTCGACGAGCGTACCGGTAGCAGGCGACGGTACTTCGAGGGTCGCCTTATCCGTTGCCACTTCGAGAATCGTGACATCACGGGTGACGGTATCCCCGATTTTCGCTTTCCAACTGACGATGGTGCCTTCGGCGATCGATTCGCCCAATTGCGGCATCACCATATCGACTTTTGCCATTATGCGTTTTTCCTAAATCAAATATGGTAAATGGAACATTTGCGAATTAATTAGTCAATCATCCCATCTTCACCGGTGATGGCACGGTCGATTTCGAGTTGAGCGAGCACTTCTTCCAACTGCTTATGCAGCGAGTCGCGATGGCCCTGTTCCTCTTCAACCAAGTCAAGAAACATCTTGCGTTCGGTTTCGGTCTGAGCCCGTTCCGACGCTGTCGTATAGAAATTGACACTGTCTTGTTCGCGCTTCATCGCCATTTCGAGAATTTCGCGCATCGTCGTTAAGTCGCTGATAGAATAGTGCGCCATGCTGCACCCCTTCGTCAAAACTGTTAGTAGCGGCAGTATGCAAACTGCCAAGCGGGTTGTCGGAAACAACTCTGATAAAACTAAAACGCAGCCAATTCACGCAATGCTACGAGAATTTTCTCGGTATTCGGCGAGAAGTATTCTTCCAGTGGCGGCGCATACGGTACCGGGGTATCGATAGCGGCTACCCGCTTGATTGGAGCATCCAACGCATCGAACGCGAATTCGGCGACAATCGCCGCAATTTCTCCACCCATTCCTGCAGTTAGCGTATCTTCGTGAATCGTGCAAAGCCGTCCGGTTTTCCGTACGCTCTTCAGTACTGCTTCGCGGTCAATCGGTAACAGGGTGCGCAAATCGACGATTTCGACTTCGACCCCTTCCTTCGACAACGTTTCCGCCGCTTCGAGCGAGAAGTGTACCATTGATCCATACGTGACAACCGTGATGTCGGAACCTTCGCGTTTGATATCAGCTTTTCCGATTTCTACGATATACTCTTCATCGGGAAGGCGCTCTTTGATCCGGCGATAGAGATATTTATGCTCGAAATAGATCACCGGATTCGGATCGCGCACCGCCGCTTTGATCAACCCGTAGGCGTCGTATGGCGTCGAGGGGGCAACTACCTTCAATCCTGGAGTCTTCACAAACCACATTTCCGGATTCTGGCTATGGAACGGTCCGCCGTGGACACCGCCACCAGAGGGGCAGCGAATGACCATAGGTACCGGAGCACCATACCGGTAGTGCATTTTCGCCGCTTGGTTCACAACTTGGTTAAATCCGGAAGTGATAAAGTCCGAAAACTGCATCTCGACCACCGGAATCATTCCGTTCAAAGCGGAACCGATACCGACGCCAACGATTGCCGATTCCGACAATGGCGTATCGAGAATTCGCTTGTCGCCAAATTTATCAATGAAACCTTTGGTGACTTTGAATGCGCCACCGTAGACTCCGATATCTTCGCCAAGACACCAGACGCGCGAATCGCGCTCCATTTCTTCCCGTAAACCGATGGTGATCGCGTCGATGTAGGTGACTACTTCACCACGTCCCTTGTCCGCCACTATATTCCTCCACACACCTTATGGAATGATTATGCGTGTTGTCTTACTGCTTGCAACAAGCAAGATTTCTTTACTCGTTTTCGTCAACGATCTGTTTCAAGTGTACTAATAGCTGAGGTAGATCATTTCGGATGATTTCGATAAGCTCGTATTCGTCAATATCGTCATACTGATGGACGAACAGGTTTCTTATCGCAACAATTCTTCTCCAATCTACTGCAGGATACTTTGCTCTTACTGCATCTGGAATTTGTCTTGCTGCTTCCCCTAAACTATTACATTTCTTACAATTGCGTCGTATGTCTTCCTGTCATTCGTCAAATCATCGGCGGTCATTTCAAAAGCGTAGTCGATCATTTCGACGACGCTAACGCCATATCTTCCACATAAAGCCGCCAGTCTTTACCCAACTGGGATTTCCTCCGCGAAAATTCGATCACGTATTCGACCTTTGATCGTTCTTCGCGTCACTAAATCCACCTTACAACCAAAAAGTTCCTCAAGAAACAACATCGTCCCCACATGATCCAATAACGAAACACCTGTATCGAATTCTACTGTAAGATCGATATCGCTTTGCTCGGTCGCTTCGTTGCGCGCGACCGAACCGAACAAGGCGAGATACTTTACCCGATACTTCTCCCGAAGTTCTGGCATGTCCTCCCGTAATATTCGTAACGCTTCATCGCGCGTCATTTTTTATCCGATTACAACTGCGGCATGAGTTTACATTGATCTCTAAACCCGTAACCGCCGCAAATTCCATTACATCATTTT
This genomic interval carries:
- a CDS encoding nucleotidyltransferase family protein; this encodes MTRDEALRILREDMPELREKYRVKYLALFGSVARNEATEQSDIDLTVEFDTGVSLLDHVGTMLFLEELFGCKVDLVTRRTIKGRIRDRIFAEEIPVG
- a CDS encoding alpha-ketoacid dehydrogenase subunit beta, giving the protein MADKGRGEVVTYIDAITIGLREEMERDSRVWCLGEDIGVYGGAFKVTKGFIDKFGDKRILDTPLSESAIVGVGIGSALNGMIPVVEMQFSDFITSGFNQVVNQAAKMHYRYGAPVPMVIRCPSGGGVHGGPFHSQNPEMWFVKTPGLKVVAPSTPYDAYGLIKAAVRDPNPVIYFEHKYLYRRIKERLPDEEYIVEIGKADIKREGSDITVVTYGSMVHFSLEAAETLSKEGVEVEIVDLRTLLPIDREAVLKSVRKTGRLCTIHEDTLTAGMGGEIAAIVAEFAFDALDAPIKRVAAIDTPVPYAPPLEEYFSPNTEKILVALRELAAF